CAGGAGGATTTCGAGTACGTCGGTCGCGAGAAGTATGGCCAGATCGCCGAAAAAGGTTCCGGAACCGCCGAGACCCAATGGCGACGGAAAGATGGGACGGTGATTGATATCCTACTCAGTTCCTCACTCATTGATCCGAAGAATCTGCCCGCCGGAGTTACGTTTACGGCTACCGATATCACCGAACGCAAACGCGCTGAGGAGCAACTTCGCCGGTCCCGCGAAGAATGGCATACGATCTTTCACGCCGTGGGGCACCCCGCGTTTATCCTCAATCCTCAGCAAGAGGTCATCGCGGCCAATCGGACGGCACTCCTGACTCTCGGTATGTCGGAGCAGGACGTTGCCGGAAAAAAATGCTGGGAACTGTTCCATTCTCCGGAACTGGATGCTCCTCCGCCCGGTTGTCCCATGAAAGCCATGCTCGCCTCCGGTGAAATGGAGACGACGGAGATGGAAATCGAGGCGCTGGGAGGCCACTTCTTGGTGTCCTGCACTCCGGTGCTCGGCAGTGACGGGCAACTGGAGAAGGTGATCCATGTCGCCACCGACGTTTCCGAACTCAAGCGTGCGGAAACCGAGGTTCGCACGGAACGTGACCGAGCCCAAGGCTACTTGGACATCGCGGGCACGATCATCGTCGCTCTTAACCGGCAAGGTGAAATCATGCTCATCAACCGCAAGGGCTGCCGGATTCTCGGTTGTCTCGAAACCGAAATCGTCGGACGGGACTGGTTCGAAACGTGCCTTCCCCCACCGGTTCGTGACGCCGTGCGTGATTTCTTCCGGAGATCAATGGAGGGCGTGATCGAAATGCCGGAGTACTACGAAAACAATGTCCTTACCGGTAACGGTGAACGCACGATTGCCTGGCATAATACGGTTATTCGCGACGACGATGAACGAATTATAGGTACGCTCAGTTCCGGGGAGGATATCACCGAGCGCAAGCAAGCCGAGGAGGAGCTCGTCCGCCGCACACAGGAGCTGGAGCGCTCCAATTCCGAACTCGAACGTTTTGCCTACGTCGCGTCCCATGATTTGCAGGAACCGCTGCGCATGATGTCGAGCTACGCCGAACTCCTGAAAAGACGCTATGAAGGTCAGCTTGATCGGGACGCCGACGATTACGTCGGCTACATCGTCGAGGGGGCCGATCGTATGCAGCAGCTCATTCGCGACCTGCTCGCATACTCCCGTATGGACGTGCGCGGAAAACGATTCGAAAAGATTGACTGCGCCAAGATACTCGAAGCGGTACTCGAAAACCTGCAGCTTGTGATCGAGGAAAATCAGGCGGTGATCACCCATGATTCATTGCCGTTGGCGCATGGCGATAAGACACAAGTCGTTCAATTGTTTCAAAATCTTATCGGCAACGCGATCAAGTTCCGCGGCCAAGACGCGCCGCGAATCCACGTCGGTTGCGCCGATAAGAACGCTCATTGGGAATTTTCCGTAAGCGACAACGGCATCGGCATCGAAGCCGAATATTTCGATCGCATCTTCGTCGTCTTTCGAAGACTTCATAAAAGAGACGAATACCCCGGAACCGGTATCGGCCTCGCCATTTGTAAGAAGATCGTCGAGCGTCATGGCGGCCGGATCTGGGTGGAGTCACAGCCGGGTGAGGGTACGACATTCCGTTTCAACCTCCCCAAATCTCAACACCGCGATTCAGCGCGGAGGAGCCGATAACATGGAGACCCGCACGCTCCACCGACCGATCGAAATCCTCCTGGTCGAGGATTCGCCCGCGGATGTGCGCCTGACCATGGAAACCCTTAAGGACGGAAAAATATCCAATCATATGAACGTCGTCTGGGACGGGGTGGAAGCGTTGCAATATCTGCGACAACTCGCCCACTTCCGAAACGCCGTCCGTCCTGACCTGATCTTGCTCGATCTGAATCTTCCCAAGCTCGATGGCCGGGACGTGCTCCGCGAGATCAAAGCGGACGAAAACCTGCAAACCATTCCCGTAATAATCCTTACCACTTCCGATTCGGAACAGGACATCGTGGCCGGCTACAACCAGCACGCCAACTGTTACATCGTGAAACCCGTAAAACTGGATCAATTCGTCGAGGTCGTCAAGTCTATCGAGGACTTCTGGCTCTCGATCGTCAGGCTGCCGATGATATGAGCATGTCGTAAAGGACAATAGATGAATCCCATTCGTATTCTTTTGGTGGAAGATAATCCGGGGGACGTACGGCTGCTCCGCGAAGCCCTTCGCGAGCTCAACGGCGGCCAATCCCTCCTGAAAGCCGTCGGATCGCTGTCGGACGCGCTGCGATGCGTCTCCGAAGAATCGTTCGACGTGGTCCTCCTTGATCTGACTCTTCCCGATAGCGACGGCTATCAAACGCTTGCTCGCATGAGAGCTCGCACCGAAGATCTTCCCATCGTCGTTCTCACCGGACACGATGATGAGGAGTTCGCCGCCGAAGCCCTTCGCCTCGGCGCGCAGGACTACCTTATCAAGGGTCGTTCGAACGGTAGCCTGGTCCTGCGGTCGGCCCGCTATGCGATCGAACGCGCGCGGACGTTTGCCGAACTCCGCCAGAGTATGGAAAAGTATCGTCTACTCGCCGAAAACATCACCGACGTAATCTGGACCACCGATCTCACCTTCCGTCGAACCTTCACCAGTCCCTCCGTGTTCCGTCTCCGCGGCTATACGTCCGAAGAAGTGGCCGAGCAGACATTAGATCAAATCTTCACGGAGGAATCGCTCCGACTGATCCGACAGATCGCCGCCGAAGAACTCGCCATCGAACAAGCGGGAGCCGGCGGCCTCGACCGCGTCCGCACCGCCGAATTGGAGATGTTCCGCCGGGATGGATCCACGGTCTGGACCGAGGTGAATGTTTCCATCCTGCGCGATGCCCATAGCAAGCCTACGGGGATTCTGGGAGTCACCCGCGACATCTCGGCTCGCCGACGCACCGAGGAAGCGCTGCGCACCAAGAGCAGTCAAATTGAGAATCTGTTCGACAATCTCGACTACGTATTCATGTCGCTGGATCCGCAAGCCCGCCGGGTACTTCAGGTGTCGCCCGCGTTCGAGGAGGTATACGGTCTCCCGCGCGAAGCGCTGTTCCGAAACGTAGACGTCGCGCTGGAAGTGGTTCACCCCGATGATCGAGAGATGATTGATCGCGGAGTTGAAATGCTCTACGGAGGGCGGCCCTTCGCCGGGGAGTTTCGCATCGTGCGACCCGATGGCGAGGTCCGCTGGGCGGAGACACACGTCAAACCCGCCATAGACAAAAAAGGACAAGTCATTCGCTTGGATGCCGTTGTCGCCGACGTAACGCCGCGCAAACAGGTGGAACGAATCCAGGCCGTTCTCTTCCAGATTCTCAACGCTTCCTCCACCACCGACAACCTGGAGGAGTTCTTGAGTGCAGTTCGAGGACAATTGAGCACACTGCTCGATGCCACCAACTTCTATGTCGCGCTCTATGATCCCGCGAAGAAGATGTACTCCTTTCCCTTCTTCGCGGATACCCACGATGACTTCGGCAAGCATAAATGCGAGTTGCCCAACAGTCTCACGGACTACGTCCGTCGTACCGGAATTCCCCTCCTCACCGATCGAACCACCCATGATAAGCTGGAGGCGGATGGCGAAATCGCGCTAATGGGAACCCCTTCTCATGTATGGCTCGGTGTACCCCTCAAGACCGCCAAGGGAGTTATCGGTGTAATGGTGGTCCAGAGCTATTCCGAACAAACGACCTACACGCAGCGCGAACTCCAACTGATGACAATGGTGTCCGGTCACGTCGCCGTTGCCATCGAGCGAAAAGCTGCGCAGGATGCGCTCAGAGACAGCGAGGAGCAACTCCGCCAAGCGCAAAAAATGGAAGCCATTGGCCGCCTCGCCGGCGGAGTGGCTCACGATTTCAATAATCTCCTGACGGCGATTCTCGGTCATGGTGAGTTGGCCATGTACAAACTCCACGAGGATGATCCACTCCGCGAGAACGTGGGTCAGATGGTCAGAGCCGCCGATCGTGCCGCTTCCCTTACCCGGCAACTCCTCGCTTTCAGCCGCAAACAGGTCCTCCAGCCGCGCGTCTTCGACCTCAATGCCATTGTTGCGGATATGGAAAAAATGCTGCGCCGCCTGATCGGCGAAGACGTTGAACTCGTCATAAGACTCGGCGGCGACGTCGGTCCCGTCCGCGCCGATCCCGGACAGATCGAACAAGTCATCATGAATCTCGCGATCAATGCCCGTGACGCGATGCCGAAGGGGGGACGTCTTACCGTTGAGACTACGGAAATTGAACTCGATGAATCCGCCGCCTGGAATCATCAGCAAGTCACACCCGGACGGTACGTCATGATGGCTGTTTCCGACACGGGCACCGGCATGGATTCCGATCTGCAGTCTCATATTTTCGAGCCCTTCTTCACCACCAAGGAACACGGCAAGGGAACCGGCCTCGGTTTGTCCACCGTCTACGGTATCATCAGCCAAAGCGGCGGACACATCTGGGTCTACAGTGAAGTCGGACGAGGAACGACGTTCAAGGTTTGTCTGCCTCGCGTGAGCGCCACGGTGGAACCGACGAGAATCCCCCCGTCTCCCGAACCCCTCAAAGGAAGCGAAACGATTCTGCTCGTCGAGGACGAAGAAGGGGTTCGTGATCTCGTGGAACGTATTCTCAGCCATCACGGCTACCGCGTCATCACGGCCGCCTTCCCCCAGCAAGCCATTCGTATGGCCAAAGGCTTCCAGGGAACGATAGATTTGCTGGTCACGGATATCATTCTTCCGCAAATCAACGGAAATGAACTTGCCAAACGGGTACGAGGGTTGCGACCGGAGATTCGTGTAATGTTCATGTCCGGGTATACTGACGACCGAATTCTCGGTCACGAGATCGCGGATGGACGGGCGTCCTTTCTTGCCAAGCCGTTCACTGCCG
This window of the bacterium genome carries:
- a CDS encoding response regulator, producing the protein METRTLHRPIEILLVEDSPADVRLTMETLKDGKISNHMNVVWDGVEALQYLRQLAHFRNAVRPDLILLDLNLPKLDGRDVLREIKADENLQTIPVIILTTSDSEQDIVAGYNQHANCYIVKPVKLDQFVEVVKSIEDFWLSIVRLPMI
- a CDS encoding PAS domain S-box protein yields the protein QEDFEYVGREKYGQIAEKGSGTAETQWRRKDGTVIDILLSSSLIDPKNLPAGVTFTATDITERKRAEEQLRRSREEWHTIFHAVGHPAFILNPQQEVIAANRTALLTLGMSEQDVAGKKCWELFHSPELDAPPPGCPMKAMLASGEMETTEMEIEALGGHFLVSCTPVLGSDGQLEKVIHVATDVSELKRAETEVRTERDRAQGYLDIAGTIIVALNRQGEIMLINRKGCRILGCLETEIVGRDWFETCLPPPVRDAVRDFFRRSMEGVIEMPEYYENNVLTGNGERTIAWHNTVIRDDDERIIGTLSSGEDITERKQAEEELVRRTQELERSNSELERFAYVASHDLQEPLRMMSSYAELLKRRYEGQLDRDADDYVGYIVEGADRMQQLIRDLLAYSRMDVRGKRFEKIDCAKILEAVLENLQLVIEENQAVITHDSLPLAHGDKTQVVQLFQNLIGNAIKFRGQDAPRIHVGCADKNAHWEFSVSDNGIGIEAEYFDRIFVVFRRLHKRDEYPGTGIGLAICKKIVERHGGRIWVESQPGEGTTFRFNLPKSQHRDSARRSR
- a CDS encoding response regulator; translation: MNPIRILLVEDNPGDVRLLREALRELNGGQSLLKAVGSLSDALRCVSEESFDVVLLDLTLPDSDGYQTLARMRARTEDLPIVVLTGHDDEEFAAEALRLGAQDYLIKGRSNGSLVLRSARYAIERARTFAELRQSMEKYRLLAENITDVIWTTDLTFRRTFTSPSVFRLRGYTSEEVAEQTLDQIFTEESLRLIRQIAAEELAIEQAGAGGLDRVRTAELEMFRRDGSTVWTEVNVSILRDAHSKPTGILGVTRDISARRRTEEALRTKSSQIENLFDNLDYVFMSLDPQARRVLQVSPAFEEVYGLPREALFRNVDVALEVVHPDDREMIDRGVEMLYGGRPFAGEFRIVRPDGEVRWAETHVKPAIDKKGQVIRLDAVVADVTPRKQVERIQAVLFQILNASSTTDNLEEFLSAVRGQLSTLLDATNFYVALYDPAKKMYSFPFFADTHDDFGKHKCELPNSLTDYVRRTGIPLLTDRTTHDKLEADGEIALMGTPSHVWLGVPLKTAKGVIGVMVVQSYSEQTTYTQRELQLMTMVSGHVAVAIERKAAQDALRDSEEQLRQAQKMEAIGRLAGGVAHDFNNLLTAILGHGELAMYKLHEDDPLRENVGQMVRAADRAASLTRQLLAFSRKQVLQPRVFDLNAIVADMEKMLRRLIGEDVELVIRLGGDVGPVRADPGQIEQVIMNLAINARDAMPKGGRLTVETTEIELDESAAWNHQQVTPGRYVMMAVSDTGTGMDSDLQSHIFEPFFTTKEHGKGTGLGLSTVYGIISQSGGHIWVYSEVGRGTTFKVCLPRVSATVEPTRIPPSPEPLKGSETILLVEDEEGVRDLVERILSHHGYRVITAAFPQQAIRMAKGFQGTIDLLVTDIILPQINGNELAKRVRGLRPEIRVMFMSGYTDDRILGHEIADGRASFLAKPFTAEGLARKVREVLDTACVAA